A stretch of the Diadema setosum chromosome 16, eeDiaSeto1, whole genome shotgun sequence genome encodes the following:
- the LOC140240095 gene encoding uncharacterized protein isoform X3, whose protein sequence is MQLVCRMQALVRGTLIRRSFQRLRAEYEEVCHDVECREGSPKEMRRLPDWPLATPCRPHFQEDNKKCQGSDVLQRLARKDWRKPVVPSSPSSPSSSSSLPSSAQPRPSPPSLASSSSSSAAASSVNSSSVSSPASPPVSPPPSPSPPPLSSAQVHEGPPRTASPQLIGTGILDGQTKDVHSAGDRDEVTTSTSVVDPPLGSHQRDGEETVESQNAKSNDAGEDAAEQDTAPAVGMATVSKEMDREFEAEKSRGNTAIEFHETSYASGAGGHALDDTDLTLVSSLEMSAFTDTGGDLHAPQVEKEEVVTGARVEQRSRQEQSAGSPSQISNTMQMASSNTAVKDAHDDDVASWSDTILPVSGHPPVNSSPSHLHGNTAFAAVSIKPSVKEQVDVDAHSLNSGREMSMDNSQDASVALDTTSIWSSDQSLIDDDVEDAIPDSKKLQEMRSNVAMELLWIQQAIESRKNYLRLRHKIEHGDSAGDH, encoded by the exons ATGCAGCTAGTCTGTCGCATGCAG GCCCTGGTTAGGGGAACCTTGATCCGTCGTTCATTCCAGAGATTGAGGGCGGAGTATGAAGAGGTGTGCCATGATGTGGAATGCAGGGAAGGAAGCCCCAAGGAAATGAGGAGGCTCCCTGATTGGCCGTTAGCAACTCCTTGTAGACCTCATTTCCAAGAAGATAACAAAAAATGT CAGGGCAGTGATGTCTTGCAGAGGCTGGCCAGAAAAGACTGGAGGAAACCGGTGGTCCCCTcatctccctcctccccctcttcttcctcctccctaCCTTCCTCTGCCCAGCCACGCCCATCACCGCCATCCCTTGCCTCATCTTCGTCTTCCTCCGCCGCGGCTTCTTCCGTGAATTCCTCTTCCGTCTCTTCTCCGGCTTCTCCTCCTGTTTCTCCTCCACCAagtccttctcctcctccactTTCGTCTGCTCAAGTTCATGAAGGTCCTCCAA GGACCGCATCGCCACAGCTAATTGGGACAGGGATACTAGACGGCCAGACCAAAGATGTCCACAGTGCGGGTGACAGAGATGAGGTGACTACGTCCACTTCTGTGGTTGACCCTCCTCTTGGCTCGCATCAGCGTGATGGTGAAGAGACTGTTGAATCTCAGAATGCCAAGAGCAATGATGCGGGAGAGGATGCTGCCGAGCAAGATACTGCCCCTGCGGTCGGTATGGCAACCGTATCCAAGGAGATGGACCGTGAGTTTGAAGCCGAGAAAAGCAGAGGTAACACAGCAATCGAATTTCATGAGACAAGTTATGCATCCGGCGCTGGAGGACACGCCCTAGATGATACCGATTTGACACTGGTGTCTTCTCTCGAGATGTCTGCATTCACTGACACCGGTGGCGACCTGCATGCTCCACAAGTTGAAAAAGAGGAGGTAGTTACTGGTGCTCGCGTAGAACAGAGATCACGTCAAGAGCAGTCTGCCGGAAGCCCCTCTCAAATCAGTAACACAATGCAGATGGCATCTAGTAATACAGCTGTGAAAGATGctcatgatgatgatgttgcaTCTTGGTCAGATACCATTCTTCCTGTGTCTGGTCATCCACCGGTTAACTCTTCCCCATCTCATCTCCATGGCAACACAGCATTTGCAGCTGTTTCCATCAAGCCTTCTGTCAAGGAGCAAGTTGACGTTGATGCTCATAGCCTTAACTCTGGGAGAGAGATGAGCATGGACAATTCCCAGGATGCCTCGGTAGCATTGGACACCACCTCAATTTGGAGCTCGGATCAATCTCTGATTG ATGATGATGTGGAAGATGCCATCCCAGATTCTAAGAAGCTGCAAGAGATGAGGAGCAATGTTGCCATGGAGTTGCTATGGATACAGCAAGCCATCGAAAGCAGGAAGAAT TACCTCCGACTGAGGCACAAAATAGAACATGGTGATTCTGCTGGTGACCACTGA
- the LOC140240095 gene encoding uncharacterized protein isoform X2 gives MQLVCRMQALVRGTLIRRSFQRLRAEYEEVCHDVECREGSPKEMRRLPDWPLATPCRPHFQEDNKKCGSDVLQRLARKDWRKPVVPSSPSSPSSSSSLPSSAQPRPSPPSLASSSSSSAAASSVNSSSVSSPASPPVSPPPSPSPPPLSSAQVHEGPPSKTELLPSSSGTASPQLIGTGILDGQTKDVHSAGDRDEVTTSTSVVDPPLGSHQRDGEETVESQNAKSNDAGEDAAEQDTAPAVGMATVSKEMDREFEAEKSRGNTAIEFHETSYASGAGGHALDDTDLTLVSSLEMSAFTDTGGDLHAPQVEKEEVVTGARVEQRSRQEQSAGSPSQISNTMQMASSNTAVKDAHDDDVASWSDTILPVSGHPPVNSSPSHLHGNTAFAAVSIKPSVKEQVDVDAHSLNSGREMSMDNSQDASVALDTTSIWSSDQSLIDDDVEDAIPDSKKLQEMRSNVAMELLWIQQAIESRKNYLRLRHKIEHGDSAGDH, from the exons ATGCAGCTAGTCTGTCGCATGCAG GCCCTGGTTAGGGGAACCTTGATCCGTCGTTCATTCCAGAGATTGAGGGCGGAGTATGAAGAGGTGTGCCATGATGTGGAATGCAGGGAAGGAAGCCCCAAGGAAATGAGGAGGCTCCCTGATTGGCCGTTAGCAACTCCTTGTAGACCTCATTTCCAAGAAGATAACAAAAAATGT GGCAGTGATGTCTTGCAGAGGCTGGCCAGAAAAGACTGGAGGAAACCGGTGGTCCCCTcatctccctcctccccctcttcttcctcctccctaCCTTCCTCTGCCCAGCCACGCCCATCACCGCCATCCCTTGCCTCATCTTCGTCTTCCTCCGCCGCGGCTTCTTCCGTGAATTCCTCTTCCGTCTCTTCTCCGGCTTCTCCTCCTGTTTCTCCTCCACCAagtccttctcctcctccactTTCGTCTGCTCAAGTTCATGAAGGTCCTCCAAGTAAGACAGAATTACTGCCATCTTCATCAG GGACCGCATCGCCACAGCTAATTGGGACAGGGATACTAGACGGCCAGACCAAAGATGTCCACAGTGCGGGTGACAGAGATGAGGTGACTACGTCCACTTCTGTGGTTGACCCTCCTCTTGGCTCGCATCAGCGTGATGGTGAAGAGACTGTTGAATCTCAGAATGCCAAGAGCAATGATGCGGGAGAGGATGCTGCCGAGCAAGATACTGCCCCTGCGGTCGGTATGGCAACCGTATCCAAGGAGATGGACCGTGAGTTTGAAGCCGAGAAAAGCAGAGGTAACACAGCAATCGAATTTCATGAGACAAGTTATGCATCCGGCGCTGGAGGACACGCCCTAGATGATACCGATTTGACACTGGTGTCTTCTCTCGAGATGTCTGCATTCACTGACACCGGTGGCGACCTGCATGCTCCACAAGTTGAAAAAGAGGAGGTAGTTACTGGTGCTCGCGTAGAACAGAGATCACGTCAAGAGCAGTCTGCCGGAAGCCCCTCTCAAATCAGTAACACAATGCAGATGGCATCTAGTAATACAGCTGTGAAAGATGctcatgatgatgatgttgcaTCTTGGTCAGATACCATTCTTCCTGTGTCTGGTCATCCACCGGTTAACTCTTCCCCATCTCATCTCCATGGCAACACAGCATTTGCAGCTGTTTCCATCAAGCCTTCTGTCAAGGAGCAAGTTGACGTTGATGCTCATAGCCTTAACTCTGGGAGAGAGATGAGCATGGACAATTCCCAGGATGCCTCGGTAGCATTGGACACCACCTCAATTTGGAGCTCGGATCAATCTCTGATTG ATGATGATGTGGAAGATGCCATCCCAGATTCTAAGAAGCTGCAAGAGATGAGGAGCAATGTTGCCATGGAGTTGCTATGGATACAGCAAGCCATCGAAAGCAGGAAGAAT TACCTCCGACTGAGGCACAAAATAGAACATGGTGATTCTGCTGGTGACCACTGA
- the LOC140240095 gene encoding uncharacterized protein isoform X1 — protein MQLVCRMQALVRGTLIRRSFQRLRAEYEEVCHDVECREGSPKEMRRLPDWPLATPCRPHFQEDNKKCQGSDVLQRLARKDWRKPVVPSSPSSPSSSSSLPSSAQPRPSPPSLASSSSSSAAASSVNSSSVSSPASPPVSPPPSPSPPPLSSAQVHEGPPSKTELLPSSSGTASPQLIGTGILDGQTKDVHSAGDRDEVTTSTSVVDPPLGSHQRDGEETVESQNAKSNDAGEDAAEQDTAPAVGMATVSKEMDREFEAEKSRGNTAIEFHETSYASGAGGHALDDTDLTLVSSLEMSAFTDTGGDLHAPQVEKEEVVTGARVEQRSRQEQSAGSPSQISNTMQMASSNTAVKDAHDDDVASWSDTILPVSGHPPVNSSPSHLHGNTAFAAVSIKPSVKEQVDVDAHSLNSGREMSMDNSQDASVALDTTSIWSSDQSLIDDDVEDAIPDSKKLQEMRSNVAMELLWIQQAIESRKNYLRLRHKIEHGDSAGDH, from the exons ATGCAGCTAGTCTGTCGCATGCAG GCCCTGGTTAGGGGAACCTTGATCCGTCGTTCATTCCAGAGATTGAGGGCGGAGTATGAAGAGGTGTGCCATGATGTGGAATGCAGGGAAGGAAGCCCCAAGGAAATGAGGAGGCTCCCTGATTGGCCGTTAGCAACTCCTTGTAGACCTCATTTCCAAGAAGATAACAAAAAATGT CAGGGCAGTGATGTCTTGCAGAGGCTGGCCAGAAAAGACTGGAGGAAACCGGTGGTCCCCTcatctccctcctccccctcttcttcctcctccctaCCTTCCTCTGCCCAGCCACGCCCATCACCGCCATCCCTTGCCTCATCTTCGTCTTCCTCCGCCGCGGCTTCTTCCGTGAATTCCTCTTCCGTCTCTTCTCCGGCTTCTCCTCCTGTTTCTCCTCCACCAagtccttctcctcctccactTTCGTCTGCTCAAGTTCATGAAGGTCCTCCAAGTAAGACAGAATTACTGCCATCTTCATCAG GGACCGCATCGCCACAGCTAATTGGGACAGGGATACTAGACGGCCAGACCAAAGATGTCCACAGTGCGGGTGACAGAGATGAGGTGACTACGTCCACTTCTGTGGTTGACCCTCCTCTTGGCTCGCATCAGCGTGATGGTGAAGAGACTGTTGAATCTCAGAATGCCAAGAGCAATGATGCGGGAGAGGATGCTGCCGAGCAAGATACTGCCCCTGCGGTCGGTATGGCAACCGTATCCAAGGAGATGGACCGTGAGTTTGAAGCCGAGAAAAGCAGAGGTAACACAGCAATCGAATTTCATGAGACAAGTTATGCATCCGGCGCTGGAGGACACGCCCTAGATGATACCGATTTGACACTGGTGTCTTCTCTCGAGATGTCTGCATTCACTGACACCGGTGGCGACCTGCATGCTCCACAAGTTGAAAAAGAGGAGGTAGTTACTGGTGCTCGCGTAGAACAGAGATCACGTCAAGAGCAGTCTGCCGGAAGCCCCTCTCAAATCAGTAACACAATGCAGATGGCATCTAGTAATACAGCTGTGAAAGATGctcatgatgatgatgttgcaTCTTGGTCAGATACCATTCTTCCTGTGTCTGGTCATCCACCGGTTAACTCTTCCCCATCTCATCTCCATGGCAACACAGCATTTGCAGCTGTTTCCATCAAGCCTTCTGTCAAGGAGCAAGTTGACGTTGATGCTCATAGCCTTAACTCTGGGAGAGAGATGAGCATGGACAATTCCCAGGATGCCTCGGTAGCATTGGACACCACCTCAATTTGGAGCTCGGATCAATCTCTGATTG ATGATGATGTGGAAGATGCCATCCCAGATTCTAAGAAGCTGCAAGAGATGAGGAGCAATGTTGCCATGGAGTTGCTATGGATACAGCAAGCCATCGAAAGCAGGAAGAAT TACCTCCGACTGAGGCACAAAATAGAACATGGTGATTCTGCTGGTGACCACTGA